One stretch of Daphnia pulicaria isolate SC F1-1A chromosome 8, SC_F0-13Bv2, whole genome shotgun sequence DNA includes these proteins:
- the LOC124311079 gene encoding uncharacterized protein LOC124311079 yields the protein MDSKELLRYQMAQAAEKRELTVRKPNDKIPLIASFKALELNLNWQVENVRKGVGVLSGWMNCQRFPQTFQFGLRYNEDVATVSLTILNLHHLGLRVALVRLTCNDGKPQLMKRKNSEKRASKLDLFTENFRDLESVCRFTCRVYLEGVVDTYVHQQYDKLLDDQLWYYAQNGCWTDLKFSIGEKVFNAHKYIICARSSRLAAEFGNSDSIRLSDDLEPETFKCFLQFIYTGRLMLLQFKTTVCDQLLSLADKYGVETLKQLCLTDLEKLTTKTFPEHFMSTKPPTTPTGMAEPFEIDLWPKSEISIQPDSTEIRFSWDISHLPEDKLIRVVNFNHQEAFQVCFRSGCELEEGKQNPALFIFSKQWLEGGLDVIDIVIVIKTKSSIDGKTSNSKRIPASQWKKVANREPAMAIFSVDLPNSLQAPFTIIFMIDVSCKNVRNYSYQSRDINYADNLWSASIDGRLTDVEFMVGGRTFKAHKALLAARSPFFMEFFNSNGMRESGSKRVALDDLDSPTFEEILYFIYTGLLRVSACDPKLFIAADKYQIETLKYLCENQVRHRDRRHQDLFSFLPMIA from the exons ATGGACAGCAAGGAGCTCTTAAGATACCAG ATGGCTCAAGCTGCTGAGAAACGTGAATTGACAGTGAGGAAGCCGAACGATAAGATCCCTCTAATTGCCTCGTTCAAAGCTCTCGAGTTGAATTTAAACTGGCAAGTAGAAAACGTTCGTAAAGGTGTTGGTGTTCTTTCCGGCTGGATGAATTGCCAACGGTTTCCTCAAACTTTCCAGTTCGGTCTCCGGTATAACGAAGACGTTGCAACCGTATCACTTAccattttaaatttgcatCACCTTGGCTTGAGAGTGGCACTGGTCCGACTAACATGCAACGACGGAAAACCTCAGTTAATGAAGAGAAAGAACTCTGAAAAGCGAGCCAGCAAATTGGATCTATTCACCGAAAATTTTAGGGATTTAGAGAGTGTTTGCCGTTTTACTTGCCGAGTCTACCTTGAAGGTGTTGTGGACACTTACGTCCACCAACAGTACGATAAACTTTTAGACGATCAGCTCTGGTATTACGCTCAAAATGGTTGCTGGACcgatttgaaattttccatCGGCGAAAAGGTCTTCAACGCCCACAAGTATATCATCTGTGCACGAAGTTCTCGCCTAGCCGCCGAATTCGGTAATAGTGACAGCATCCGCTTGTCAGATGATTTGGAGCCAGAAACTTTCAAGTGCTTTCTCCAGTTTATTTATACTGGGAGATTGATGTTGCTTCAGTTCAAAACGACGGTTTGTGATCAGCTGTTGTCGTTGGCCGACAAGTATGGAGTGGAGACACTCAAACAATTGTGTCTGACAGACCTAGAAAAGCTGACGACCAAGACCTTTCCCGAGCATTTCATGTCGACGAAACCTCCAACAACTCCGACTGGCATGGCGGAACCTTTCGAGATCGACCTGTGGCCAAA ATCAGAAATTAGCATCCAACCCGACTCTACCGAAATCCGTTTTTCCTGGGATATTAGTCACTTACCAGAGGACAAATTGATTAGAGTCGTCAACTTCAATCACCAAGAGGCGTTTCAAGTCTGCTTCCGGTCCGGATGCGAGTTAGAAGAAGGCAAGCAGAATCCCGCATTGTTTATCTTCAGCAAACAGTGGCTCGAAGGTGGACTGGATGTGATCGATATTGTAATTGTTATCAAGACGAAATCTTCAATCGACGGTAAAACCTCGAACAGCAAACGGATTCCCGCCAGCCAGTGGAAAAAGGTGGCTAATCGCGAGCCGGCCATGGCTATTTTCTCGGTCGATCTTCCAAATTCGCTACAAGCTCCTTTTACCATAATTTTCATGATCGATGTTTCTTGTAAAAACGTTAGAAATTATTCTTATCAGTCAAGAGATATCAACTATGCAGACAATCTGTGGTCAGCTTCGATTGATGGCCGTTTGACCGATGTTGAATTCATGGTTGGTGGACGAACTTTCAAAGCCCACAAGGCTTTATTGGCCGCCCGTTCTCCGTTTTTCATGGAATTTTTCAACTCAAATGGTATGAGAGAATCGGGTAGCAAACGTGTGGCGCTGGATGACCTCGATTCGCCCACCTTTGAAGAAATCCTCTATTTCATTTACACTGGATTGCTGCGAGTATCCGCTTGTGATCCGAAGCTCTTCATAGCCGCCGATAAATACCAAATTGAAACTTTAAAATACCTGTGCGAAAACCAGGTTAGGCATCGTGACCGCAGACATCAAgatttattttcgtttttacccatgattgcttAA
- the LOC124311359 gene encoding uncharacterized protein LOC124311359 isoform X2, whose protein sequence is MVNYNVLLLSDVVLLMAGSTNSVPMTFGHGYQTAMPTPYYYTTTYASAGYYTIKAPVNYTTPYDAPSYYTDALNYRYPSVAASKH, encoded by the exons ATGG tCAACTATAATGTCCTGCTGCTGTCTGATGTTGTattgttgatggctgggtcgaccaatAGTGTACCAATGACTTTTGGGCacggataccaaaccgcaatGCCGACGCCTtattactacacaacaacatacgCTTCAGCCGGTTATTACACCATCAAGGCTCCAGTGAATTACACCACACCTTATGATGcccctagctactacaccgacgccCTGAATTATAGATATCCTTCAGTTGCTGCAAGCA AGCA TTAA
- the LOC124311359 gene encoding uncharacterized protein LOC124311359 isoform X1 codes for MVNYNVLLLSDVVLLMAGSTNSVPMTFGHGYQTAMPTPYYYTTTYASAGYYTIKAPVNYTTPYDAPSYYTDALNYRYPSVAASINFGFVLLLNVVSFLADHWSLGMVDTKPQRCRLTTQQHTYLPVTTPGLPLTTLKMLNITQGRMLPQFTTPRNLSITLLRATTEAPVYYTTNASECYMIIYAALNYYTGTSKCNTINVKPICKQGDVSWVWRILNHNVTVLLRKNLLKDLLLHRDFPILHRKGSCLLRDHRSRVLRCPQPLH; via the exons ATGG tCAACTATAATGTCCTGCTGCTGTCTGATGTTGTattgttgatggctgggtcgaccaatAGTGTACCAATGACTTTTGGGCacggataccaaaccgcaatGCCGACGCCTtattactacacaacaacatacgCTTCAGCCGGTTATTACACCATCAAGGCTCCAGTGAATTACACCACACCTTATGATGcccctagctactacaccgacgccCTGAATTATAGATATCCTTCAGTTGCTGCAAGCA TTAACTTTGGcttcgtgctgctgttgaatGTTGTATCGTTTCTGGCTGACCACTGGTCCCTGGGTATGGTGGATACCAAGCCGCAACGCTGCCgtcttactacacaacaacatacgTACCTACCTGTTACTACACCGGGACTTCCACTTACTACATTGAAAATGCTGAATATTACACAGGGACGTATGCTaccccagtttactacaccgaggaacCTAAGCATTACTCTGCTCCGAGCTACAACAGAGGCTcctgtttactacaccaccaacgCATCTGAATGTTACATGATAATCTACGCTGCCCTTAACTACTACACTGGAACTTCGAAGTGCAACACTATCAATGTAAAACCAATTTGCAAGCAAGG TGATGtttcctgggtatggcggatatTAAATCACAACGTTACTGTCTTACTACGCAAAAACTTACTCAAAGACCTGTTACTACACCGGGATTTTCcaatactacaccgaaaag GCTCCTGTTTACTACGCGACCATCGCTCCCGAGTGTTACGCTGTCCCCAACCGCTACATTGA